The genome window ACTCCACCGCGATACAATCCAGATTTTCGAATGCGTGTTCCAAAAGGAGAAGTTTGCATTCCGTGTTCACGGGCGTTTTTTGAAATTCTTTCGCATACCAAGTGGAACCGATTTCGAGTCGGTTGGAAACCTTCTCGATATTCATATAACGCGTGCTGCCGATGATCCTTTGATCGCTTTTGCGCCGAACCACGAAGGGTAAAGAGGACTTTTCCTTTTCTTCCAGTAGCGCTTTATCGATCCAGTGTTTCATCTCTTCGGGCGAAGGGACCATCGTAAACCAAAGTTTCCACAGTTCTCCGTCTAACACAGCTTTGACTAACTCGTCGTGATGTTCCGCTCTAAGCGGATGCAGTTCGACGTACTTTCCGAGTAAAG of Leptospira sanjuanensis contains these proteins:
- a CDS encoding GNAT family N-acetyltransferase; protein product: MKYAYPPEPVSLLGKYVELHPLRAEHHDELVKAVLDGELWKLWFTMVPSPEEMKHWIDKALLEEKEKSSLPFVVRRKSDQRIIGSTRYMNIEKVSNRLEIGSTWYAKEFQKTPVNTECKLLLLEHAFENLDCIAVEFRTHRLNENSRRAIERLGASLDGILRNHRVMPNGTLRDTAVYSILTNEWPTVKCHLAFKLKGGK